A section of the Candidatus Micrarchaeia archaeon genome encodes:
- a CDS encoding ribonuclease HI family protein: MLTINTDGACFSNPGPMGIGIVIAKNGKTIGQVSEYLGEGTNNIAEYTAVLRALELVKELGEAEVEIRSDSLLLVKQLKGEYKLRAPHLRELKRRILEAAEGLKLDFKWVPREQNSAADALSKDAILHRN; encoded by the coding sequence ATGCTCACAATAAACACTGACGGTGCCTGCTTCTCCAACCCCGGTCCCATGGGAATAGGCATAGTAATAGCGAAAAACGGCAAAACCATCGGGCAAGTGAGCGAGTACCTCGGGGAAGGCACGAACAACATCGCCGAGTACACCGCGGTGCTCAGGGCGCTCGAATTGGTGAAAGAGCTCGGGGAAGCCGAGGTGGAGATAAGGAGCGACAGTTTGCTCCTCGTGAAGCAGCTCAAGGGAGAATACAAACTCAGGGCCCCGCACCTGCGCGAGCTCAAGCGCAGAATCCTGGAAGCCGCAGAAGGGCTGAAACTGGATTTCAAATGGGTGCCGCGCGAGCAGAACTCAGCCGCAGATGCGCTTTCCAAGGACGCGATACTGCATAGAAATTAA